Proteins from a single region of Budorcas taxicolor isolate Tak-1 chromosome 7, Takin1.1, whole genome shotgun sequence:
- the LOC128051086 gene encoding olfactory receptor 2T29-like: MDNSTWVANYTGQLDLILMGLFSQSKYPVLLCVVIFVIFLMALSGNIMLILLIYSDAHLHTPMYFFISQLSLMDMIYISVIVPKMLMDQVLGKNKISAPECGMQMFLYLTVGGSEYFLLAAMAYDRYVAICHPLHYSTLMSHKVWLLLVSGCWFLGSVDGFMLTPITMTFPFCRSREIHHFFCEVPAVMKISCSDTSLYETLMYLCCVLMLLIPVTVILSSYSFILLTIHRMNSAEGRKKAFMTCSSHMTVVILFYGTSTYSYMFPSSYHTSEKDMAVSIFYTILTPVLNPLIYSLRNKDVTGALKNLLNVESAFQRTMK; encoded by the coding sequence atggacaacTCCACCTGGGTGGCCAACTACACTGGACAGTTGGATCTCATTCTCATGGGACTCTTCAGTCAATCCAAGTACCCAGTTCTTCTCTGTGTAGTCATTTTTGTGATTTTCCTGATGGCCCTGTCTGGGAATATCATGCTGATTCTTCTGATATACTCCGATGCCCACCTCCACACTCCCATGTACTTTTTCATCAGCCAATTGTCTCTCATGGACATGATATACATTTCTGTAATTGTTCCCAAGATGCTCATGGACCAGGTCCTGGGTAAGAATAAGATCTCAGCCCCTGAATGTGGAATGCAGATGTTTCTCTATCTAACAGTAGGAGGTTCAGAATATTTCCTTCTGGCtgccatggcctatgaccgctatgtggccatctgtcatccactccactattctacCCTCATGAGCCATAAGGTGTGGCTCCTCCTGGTATCTGGCTGCTGGTTCCTGGGATCAGTGGATGGCTTTATGCTCACACCCATCACCAtgacctttcccttctgcagatcCCGGGAGATCCATCATTTCTTCTGTGAGGTCCCTGCTGTAATGAAGATTTCCTGCTCAGACACTTCCCTGTATGAGACACTCATGTACCTGTGCTGTGTCCTCATGCTCCTCATCCCTGTGACAGTCATTTTAAGCTCTTATTCATTCATCCTCCTCACCATCCACAGGATGAATTCAGCAGAGGGCAGGAAGAAGGCTTTTATGACTTGTTCTTCCCACATGACTGTGGTCATCCTCTTCTATGGAACTTCAACCTACAGCTATATGTTCCCCAGCTCCTACCACACCTCTGAGAAGGACATGGCTGTATCTATCTTTTACACCATACTCACTCCTGTTCTAAACCCTTTAATCTATAGTCTTAGGAATAAGGATGTCACAGGGGCTCTAAAGAACTTGTTGAATGTGGAATCTGCCTTTCAGAGAACTATGAAATAA